The Salinibaculum sp. SYNS191 genome has a window encoding:
- a CDS encoding aminopeptidase: MTLLEAEMIENAGKPLDMNIEEGDEVVFVTDTSMDPQMWQVVLKAARSRGIDPTVTMRSELEHSHEEPPEPIQQAMMEADVIVFLTEKTMVHSHAAIEAMKGGTKGVALEEITPEIITGSAASADYEAILEHSRSVREVFTEGERLTITTPLGMDLEAEIGGRPGFSAVGKVEKQPGDIEIYAASFPDGEVAVAPIEETVNGTIIWDTTMNDINRIDEPIEVDVEEGYVTEIRGGAEADQLRRILENADRDSWGIGEIAVGLNPDVELQGSIRVDKKALGYLHIALGENTDVGGKLDADIHFDGVIGNATMKIDDTLITKDGEMQI, encoded by the coding sequence GAACGCCGGCAAGCCACTGGACATGAACATCGAGGAGGGCGACGAGGTGGTGTTCGTGACAGACACCTCGATGGACCCACAGATGTGGCAAGTCGTCCTCAAGGCGGCCCGCTCTCGGGGCATCGACCCGACGGTGACGATGCGCTCGGAGTTGGAACACAGCCACGAAGAACCGCCCGAGCCGATTCAGCAGGCGATGATGGAAGCCGACGTTATCGTCTTCCTCACCGAGAAGACGATGGTTCACTCCCACGCCGCAATCGAGGCGATGAAAGGGGGAACCAAGGGCGTCGCACTCGAAGAGATTACGCCCGAGATTATCACGGGCAGTGCGGCCTCGGCGGACTACGAAGCGATTCTCGAACACTCACGGAGCGTCCGCGAGGTGTTCACCGAAGGCGAGCGGCTTACGATTACCACGCCGCTCGGGATGGACCTCGAAGCGGAAATCGGGGGCCGACCCGGCTTCTCCGCTGTCGGGAAAGTCGAGAAACAGCCCGGTGACATCGAAATCTACGCGGCGAGTTTCCCGGACGGCGAAGTGGCTGTCGCACCCATCGAGGAGACGGTCAACGGCACCATCATCTGGGACACGACGATGAACGACATCAACCGCATCGACGAACCCATCGAGGTGGATGTCGAGGAGGGCTACGTCACGGAGATACGCGGCGGCGCGGAGGCCGACCAGCTCCGCCGGATTCTCGAAAACGCCGACCGCGACTCGTGGGGTATCGGTGAAATCGCCGTCGGACTCAACCCCGACGTGGAACTCCAGGGGTCGATTCGCGTCGACAAGAAGGCGCTTGGCTATCTCCACATCGCGCTGGGCGAGAACACCGACGTCGGCGGGAAACTCGACGCCGATATCCACTTCGACGGCGTCATCGGCAACGCGACGATGAAAATCGACGATACGCT